The Pseudomonas solani genome segment ACCTACATGAGCGCGGCCCTGAAGGACAAACCGGAGCACGTGCTGCCCGAGCCCGAAGGCATACTCACCCTGCGCATCGACCCCCTGAGCGGCCGCGCCGCCGCGCCAGGTGCACCCAACGCCTTCTTCGAACTGTTCAAGAGCGAGGACTCACCGCCGCCGATGAGCGAGTTCGACCCAGGCATGAGCGCCCCGGGCAGCCCACTGCCCGCAGACGAAGCAGCACCCATCGATCTGTTCTGATCACGGGTGTCAACCAAAAGCCCGTCTCCATGACGGGCTTTTTGCTTCACCCCAGAACGAAATAGCAGCCAATAAAAAACCCGCCGTAAGGCGGGTTTTTTCATCGACTGACGGATCAACCGTTGAACACGTCATCCACCGACTTCAGCGGATAGTGTTTCGGGTAGGGCAGGGTCGCCACGCCGGACTCGATGGCAGCCTTGGCCACGGCATCGGAAACGATGGTGATCAGGCGCTTGTCCATGGGCTTCGGAATGATGTACTCACGGCCGAACTCCAGGGAGTCCACGCCGTAGGCATCACACACATCCTTGGGCACCGGCAGCTTGGCCAGGTCACGCAGGGCCAGTGCGGCGGCGATCTTCATCTCTTCGTTGATGCGGGTGGCGCGAACGTCCAGGGCACCACGGAAGATGAAGGGGAAGCCCAACACGTTGTTGACCTGGTTCGGGTAGTCGGAACGACCGGTCGCCATGATCACATCGTTACGGGTCGCGTGGGCCAGCTCCGGCTGGATCTCCGGATCCGGGTTGGAGCAGGCGAAGACGATCGGGTTCGGCGCCATGCGCTTGAGGTCTTCGGCGCTCAGCAGGTTGGCACCCGACAGGCCGACGAACACATCCGCACCCTCCAGCGCGTCCGAGAGGGTGCGCTTGGGCGTTTCATGGGCGAAGACCGCCTTGTACTGGTTCAGATCGTCGCGGCTGGCATGGATCACGCCCTTGCGGTCGATCATGAAGATGTTTTCGACTTTGGCACCCATGCTCACCAGCAGCTTCATGCAGGAGATGGCTGCAGCGCCCGCGCCGAGGCAAACGATCTTGGCTTCCGGCAGGCTCTTCCCGGAGATTTCCAGAGCGTTGAGCATGCCGGCAGCGGTCACGATCGCGGTGCCGTGCTGGTCATCGTGGAAGACCGGGATGTCGCACTGCTCGATCAGGGTGCGCTCGATCTCGAAGCACTCGGGCGCCTTGATGTCTTCGAGGTTGATGCCGCCGAAGGTGATGGAGATGCGCTTGACGGTGTCGATGAAGGCCTGGGGGCTCTCGGCGTCGACTTCGATGTCGAACACGTCGACACCGGCGAAGCGCTTGAACAGCACGCCTTTACCTTCCATGACCGGCTTGGAGGCCAGCGGGCCGAGGTTACCCAGACCGAGGATCGCGGTGCCGTCGGAGATCACTGCCACCAGGTTGCCCTTGCCGGTGTACTTGAAGGCCAGCTCCGGATCGCGGGCGATCTCGCGGACGGGCTCGGCCACACCCGGGCTGTAGGCCAGCGACAGGTCGCGGGCGGTGGCGGTCGGCTTGGTCAGCTCGACGCTGAGTTTCCCGGGACGGGGCTGGGCGTGGTACTCGAGAGCGGCAGTTTTCAGATCAGACATTTTGGCATTCCGCTTTTACTGTTGTGACAGACGGACGGGCGAGGATACGCAAGATACCGGGGGGCGACAAGACTGTTCAGTCACGCTGCGTCAAGCCCTCTAACGTACGACTTTAAGCCAATCCCCCGCTTTCGGCTCGCCGATTGGATACAAATTATTCATCAATCGGATACGATTTTCCAGCTCGACGGGATCCCCCGGCAAACCAGCGCCGCGAGCCATGCTCCTGATGGTTTCACCGGCCTTCACCTGCACCAGATGCAGCCGCAGGGGCTGGGCCAGGTTCTTCTCTTCGGGCTTGAGCGAGCGGAAGCTGTGGATGACGGAAAGGAAGTTCGCATCCTCCGTTTCCAGGGAGGCCCTTCCTCTCATCCCAGCGATAAAGAGATACGCCTGATCCCCTTTGAAGACGACAGCCACACGTCGGGCGGAATCGCCGGGAATAACCGCCGTCACGCCTATCACGCCATCCTTGCTGAACGTCTCCTCCATCACCAGGCGCTGGCGGCCCGCGCGCTTGTGCAGCAGCTCCGCAGGCGTCAGCCCCGGGGTGCGCTCCGCCAACTGCATGGCGATGAAGGCCTGCTGGTCGGCGGTGTGACCGATCAGCGCATCCGACCTGTTGATCAGCCCCCAGCCATCCGGGTAGCGCAGCGCGAAATCCAGGCCGACGTGATAGAACTGCTGCCCGCGCTGGATGCCCGACTCAGTGGAGTCACCGAAGGGCAAGCCCTCGATGGCCTTCAGGTAGGCATCGCGGTTCACCTCCTGCTGCCCACCGGCCAGGGCGCGAGCCGGCCCGACCACCTGCTGCAGGCGCGTGTCGTTATCCGGGTGGGTATCGAAAACGCCGTGGTAGCTGCCCGACTCGGGTACTTCCTGCCCCTTGCGCTTGGCCTCGTCGCGGGCGAACTCCTCCTGGTTCTTCAGCACCTTGACCACCTCGATCATCGCCTGGGGGTCGTAGCCGCTGCGGGCCAGGTACTGTGCGCCAAGGCCATCGGCCTGCAGCTCCATGTCACGGCCGTACCCCCGGACCATCGCGCCGCCCAGCACATTGGTCAGGTCGCCCGCCGCACTGACGCCGGTGCCGATGGCCACCGCCTGGCCAAGGATGTTCCAGGCCTGGGACTGGCTCTGCTGCTGCACGCTGTGGCGCGCCGTCACGTGGCCCACCTCGTGGGCCAGCACCGCCGCCAGCTCCGCCTCGGAGTTCAGGTAGGCCATCAGGCCGCGATGTATATAGATGTAGCCGCCCGGCAGGGCGAAGGCGTTGATGTCCGGCGAGTCGACCACGGTGAAGATGTAATTGAGGTTGGCGCGATGGCTGTGCTTCGCCACGCGCTCGCCCACCCGCTGCACATAAGCCTGCAGCCGATCATCGGCGTAGCGCGGGTATTCCTTCTGGATCTGCTGGTTGTAGCGGCTGCCGAGGTCGAGTTCCTGGCTTTCGCTCATCATCACGAAATTGCGTTCACCGGTAGCCGGGTTGACGGCGCAGCCGGTGAGGAGGGAGAGCAGTAGGCAGAGCAGCAGAATAGGCAAAGCGGGCATGGATCACCTCGGCGACCGCTCGCGCAACCACTGCGTCCTGCGGGGCTATGCGGTTTTTACGCTGCAGCCGGGGGCCGGTCAATCACCGCCCTTGCGCAGGGGCGGGCGAACACCGGAAACGAAAAAGGCGCCCATCGGGCGCCTTTCTCTGTACAGCTGGAAGGCTTCATCGAAGCCTTCCC includes the following:
- a CDS encoding malic enzyme-like NAD(P)-binding protein, whose product is MSDLKTAALEYHAQPRPGKLSVELTKPTATARDLSLAYSPGVAEPVREIARDPELAFKYTGKGNLVAVISDGTAILGLGNLGPLASKPVMEGKGVLFKRFAGVDVFDIEVDAESPQAFIDTVKRISITFGGINLEDIKAPECFEIERTLIEQCDIPVFHDDQHGTAIVTAAGMLNALEISGKSLPEAKIVCLGAGAAAISCMKLLVSMGAKVENIFMIDRKGVIHASRDDLNQYKAVFAHETPKRTLSDALEGADVFVGLSGANLLSAEDLKRMAPNPIVFACSNPDPEIQPELAHATRNDVIMATGRSDYPNQVNNVLGFPFIFRGALDVRATRINEEMKIAAALALRDLAKLPVPKDVCDAYGVDSLEFGREYIIPKPMDKRLITIVSDAVAKAAIESGVATLPYPKHYPLKSVDDVFNG
- a CDS encoding M48 family metalloprotease; this encodes MPALPILLLCLLLSLLTGCAVNPATGERNFVMMSESQELDLGSRYNQQIQKEYPRYADDRLQAYVQRVGERVAKHSHRANLNYIFTVVDSPDINAFALPGGYIYIHRGLMAYLNSEAELAAVLAHEVGHVTARHSVQQQSQSQAWNILGQAVAIGTGVSAAGDLTNVLGGAMVRGYGRDMELQADGLGAQYLARSGYDPQAMIEVVKVLKNQEEFARDEAKRKGQEVPESGSYHGVFDTHPDNDTRLQQVVGPARALAGGQQEVNRDAYLKAIEGLPFGDSTESGIQRGQQFYHVGLDFALRYPDGWGLINRSDALIGHTADQQAFIAMQLAERTPGLTPAELLHKRAGRQRLVMEETFSKDGVIGVTAVIPGDSARRVAVVFKGDQAYLFIAGMRGRASLETEDANFLSVIHSFRSLKPEEKNLAQPLRLHLVQVKAGETIRSMARGAGLPGDPVELENRIRLMNNLYPIGEPKAGDWLKVVR